In a genomic window of Helianthus annuus cultivar XRQ/B chromosome 10, HanXRQr2.0-SUNRISE, whole genome shotgun sequence:
- the LOC118483373 gene encoding uncharacterized protein LOC118483373: protein MNRDQNPTIPAQPATPNRERALVSTASIADAAASGSPQPQGLAQALVVQPNVNFDWSSEIERLNISAPDNQAATSNIAFMTSNEHDPEPQEETAADDFAFMTQILSAPVKGLTKEEMIAQK from the exons ATGAACAGAGATCAGAATCCTACTATTCCTGCACAACCAGCTACTCCTAATCGAGAAAGGGCTCTTGTGTCTACTGCAAGTATAGCAGATGCAGCTGCCTCTGGAAGTCCACAGCCGCAGGGATTAGCACAAGCGCTGGTGGTGCAGCCAAATGTCAACTTTGACTGGTCCTCTGAGATTGAGCGTCTGAACATATCAGCTCCAGATAATCAAGCTGCAACTTCTAACATTGCTTTCATGACCTCAAACGAGCATGACCCTGAGCCACAGGAAGAGACTGCTGCTGACGATTTCGCTTTCATGACTCAAATCCTGTCAGCACCTGTcaaaggtctcaccaaagaagag atgatagctcAGAAGTAA